CGGCATCTTCGTCTACGTCCAGGTTCAAATCGCGTTCGGCCGGAGCGCACGAGTCGGCGTCCGGGTCGGGGTCGGCCGTGGGGACAAAGTCACGCCACCACGGGCACGGTCGGACGAAGTTCAGCTCGGAAAAGGACACCTCGTTCTCGAGCACCAGTGCCGGCAATGCCGGATCTAAGTCAGCCAACCGGCGGGAGGTCCACTCCGAGGGTGAAACGCTTAGCGACGAGGAACAGAAAGAATCCGACATTATGTCCACGATGTCGCGCTTCAAGCGTATGTCTATCAAGAAGCTAAAATCCTGGAAATCGTAACTCGGTACCCCGCGGGACATTTCCGCCAGCGGTGAAATGCTGCCAGCAAGCTAGCACAAAGGTCGAGAACCAGACCGGATAGGTAGGGTTAAAAGAAAGAtagacacgcacacacacacacaggcacacaaaTGAAACCGCAATGCACAAAGGCCAACCGTGAAGCAGGCTATAAGGTTGGCATGGCTTTACTTTCTCACATGGGCAGCAGAGCTGCATCGGATTTTctaagcaagcaagcaaacagGCAAGCAACACTATACTCGTTAGGTACTCGTTTTATTGCTATCAGCTTCACCACTATTACTACTTATATCGCGCTTGCGTTTGTAAAAGGCTTCAAGCTTCCAGCAAACAGAACGGCCGAGAGCGCGCTTTGGACGATGCTTCAAACACTAGGACATTTGATAGCACGAAAACCACCCGCGCACGCCTCACACGCGCGCGCCAAGAATAGATTGTGTCCACTTATGTCCgcacgagagaaaaaaaaacaagagttGGACCATCCCCAATACTGTTTCCTGTGATTTTGTGCCCAGTTTCACGCTGTTCACGCCCTCCACCCTAGCGAGAAACGTGTTTTAATCGACAATGTGGCAAGACAATGTGAAGGCGCAATATGGAGGGCACTACACGCATTATTATAGATATAATTCTAGAGGCACCCAGAATGAGAGGAGGAGGAAGCGGAGACGAAAAGTGGACGAAACGTGCAGCCTACGGTGGAATAGGGAGGAACGGCATCAAGCAGCAGCTGCAAACAATAAACAGACGTAGCATATTCTAATCATATTCACACTAAATCTCACAACTCCTCGTTAAACTAGCTGATGATATGCAGAAATTACAACTCGTTTGCGACACTATGATAGATTCAATGTTCGTGCTAAATGGGGAACTAGCCCGCAACTAGTGTGGATGGagggaaggaaataaaacatccCTTCAGCGTTAACGATGACGAAGATGATATGATAGTATTAGCAGTAATGAAACATAATCTTAAACACGCTCTCTCCctcccacccccaccccccctttCCCCTCCCGTTAAAACCCTTGGGAGAGAAATgagaacaaaagcaacaagagCAAACAAGAGGAAACGAGCAAAGCGAACACATGTTGATAACAcgttaataaatatttaataagcTAGCGAGTTCAAAAACCAAAAGTTGGGACAGCCcaggaaagaaacaaaacaaaacaaaacaaaaaaaacaaaagaacaagtaaaaagaaacacaaaaacgatATTGGTAGTGCGCTAGAATAGAAAAAAggacaagcaaaacaaatgggAAAAGTAATAATATCAAGCAGAAAGTGCAAATAAAGAATGGAAACAAAGGGAGTATAAGAACGAAATGCACAGAAGGCAGAAACAAACCatgtgataataaaaaaaaaaaaacaagaaagaaagTTTAAATTGGATATACATTTTTGAAGTATCAGATTGACCTATTCTTTCAAAACCAACTAACTAAGAACATTGAACGAATAGTAGGAGGAAAATGTTATATTTTGTATACACCTTCTTAcaaaagagataaaaaaaaacatacacacacagcatactttcacacacacatacacacactcttcAAGTCGAGGACATTTGGTGAACAAAATCATTCGTCAGcgagacaaaacaaacaaaatagatATTCAATAGAATACGTAGCACTAAACGATTCATTGTTGCAAGAACTTGAAACGAGAACGACTAAATGCGCTCTTGTTGTATATCAAAACCTGAACCACGTGTACAATATGTCCAACGTAGAACCCGAAAGACACATACGCCAAGCGCCATAGCAGTTATAAAAGAAACTAAAATcccagcaaaaagaaaatgaaaaaaaataaatcaacagaacaaaaaccaaaactgaATGCAATCTCGAaacaaatggaatgaaacCATATccacaaaaataataaaggaGGGAGaaataccaaaacaaacaaaacaaaaaacatgcgAAATATACAcgcaaatagcaaaaaaaacaacaaaacaattaactACTAGTAGTGAACGAACGTGAACAAAGCCGCTTCATTTTAAACtaacattttgcaaaaaatattaacatgTAACTCTTCAAACAGCCCAACACAAGTGTGGCAAAGCGCGCGTTAGCGGCTATCTGTTCTTTCttccccaacaaaaaaaacgccaatGCCGCCAATGTTAATAGAGAGTTCTCTTTTTTAACTTGTTGTTCAATGCGAAAGATaagcaaaaaataatcaaacctaacaaaagcaaagcaaaaaaagaaacattcacacaaatgaaaccaaacaaacgagCAAAGAAATATAGAAGTTAAATCGTATTTGAAGAAATAATTAACTAAAGCGCTTTACTttcatttaatgaaaaaagagaaaacataGTCGTAGCTAAACTTATGCATCAGCGGGGGCCGATTGATAATAGCATGAAGTACTGTTTATAACTAGTAGATCACTCGTCCCCCTTTCACCCACAATACCCACCCACCCCTCCAAATTccattccacacacacatttcatCTACAATTACATCAAAACATAGACGCACCGAGAAGCAAAAGTGAAAACCATATCCTACACCACAGGACCCAGCAGCTGTTCCTTCTCCCAAAAGGACgaagataagaaaataaaaacgaaacaaaacaaaaaagcacaaaaccaACAAGCTACCCACTAAACAAATTAACATTTAGCGTTACACGGAATTGAAAagcaaagtaataaaaaataacagttTATTCTTGATGTTTATATGTGTCAATCTGAGAATTTGTACGAATATTTATATACACATTATAGAGAGAAGAATGATCACACGGGGATGAACGCAAGAAAGCTCATACAAATCGagacaacaacacacaacaaaacagacacacagacTTACTTAAAACAAACGGGGAAACAACAGTAACGACATGCCCGAATTGGGGGTATCCCATAGCAATGCATTAGTGGCAGGTTGcaaagaataataataataatactaataataataataataataataataataataataatactaataataaaaataataataacaattaaacTAATGAAAGTAATGAAAATAACTAAATacagaaataataaatatcagACATTATGATAAATTAATACTAATGGTAACGGATAACAATagtaaaaaaatggaaacactaGTAGagagtaatttaattaaaacgtgCAACAAAAGAGCAGCggttagatttttttaaataataaaatgaaaaaccaaaacaaaacaagacaatTCATTTATGTGGCAGGTAACCGCATCAAAACGTAATCGCAACGTaaaatgggaaggaaaacagAACACTGGAAACCTGAGAAAAGCACCGAACACGAGTAATTAAGCgacaaaaaagataaaaagagaaagaggtaGAAATATAGAGAGACATGCAAGATAACTGCATTCAATTACCCATCGAAAAATTAACAATCTAACGAACACatatttttatacactttCATCTCGCCGCACTGCAAACTTAAAAGTAAAGGAAGCAAAAGTATGCTTACTTGCTTACAACCATTTCTTGGTGTTGGCCTGGTGCAGAAGTCCTCCCCACTGCTCACAGACGAGTTTCCTCGTCTGGCCGTCTAATATTTTGGCCTTCCTggcggacgcatcaacgccattaTTCCAACTCCACATGGGACTATCATGACTCCTCTGTGGACGACGTTATCAACCGTATCTCAATATGAATGCTGTCATAGGGTTGTATGACGTTTTCTCAGTTAAACGTGAAGCAGGGTTCGTAATTAGCTACGAAATACTCCTCCACATgggagttttgtttattttacacaCCACTCAGTCGGTGCATACTAGATGTGATCGATCTACACAGCTACATTATTGTGCCCCAGCAACCTCAAATAATTGCTCGCCGAGGACAGCCACATTGTCAGCGCTTTCGCAGTGCTTCAACAATGCAGATGAGATTATAGACTCACCATAGTAGGCGCCACTTATTGCACAGGCCATACTCCCGATCGTATCACAATCTCCACCGAGAGAAATGGCGTATTCAAGTGTATTGCGGAATGATTTCCGGTCCGTCTGGAAGGCAAACGCTAGATGGTTACAAAATAACATAGAAACTAAGCATTGGCTACTTACGTCTTTCAGCAAGTCTTGCGTGTGTCGTAAAAAGCAGTACACTGCAGTTGGGACCGAGTATAGCGCTGCTACGCTGTGACCCAACAGATTCAACACATTCTCATCCGACGGGTCGACTGTGTTGTCTAGCAACTTTTCCATGTTCTGCAGCTGCTTCTCGTATGCATGCGGATTTGCATCCAAATCGGGGtcgttttctttctctatctCAACCATATGCTGTTTCAGCTGAGCAAGAAACGTTTTCCAGCAGAATGGATCGTTCGGATTCAGCAGTAAGCTCTGCCGGATGGCCAATGCTTGCAGGATGGCACCGTTCACACCGAGCACGTTGGTGTGTGTTATCTCGGACGATTCCTTTACCAGCCGAACCAATTCATCGATGTTCTTGTTCACGCAGTACAGAGCAACTGGAGACACTCGCATAGCTGCCCCATTCCCAAACGATCCACTGCCATTGAACTGAGCCATGGCTGGGCACGTTGGATCGGCTATTTTGGTTTGCCTTAGTTTCCGAAAAACTTCTCCCACAGCAGCGCCATAACCTCGATTTGGTTCTTTAAAGAACTCCACCATGTAATTTTTTGCCAGCAGCTTCTGCGAATATCCAGCCGGATCGAGGAAGGACCTCGCTGTTTGTATGGTCATCGCCGTGTCATCTGTGTACTTTTTGTACGGTGCTACAATTATACCGAAATAAAACTACATTTATCGGAGATTAACTTATGATGTGGTAGAAAGATTTGTACGAACCACTGAAAGCAGGACCCTCTAGTTTGTCCAGGTTTTTCTTCAGTATTAGCTTTGCTCCAGTGTCCATGAGTTGACCTTCGAACGGTGCTCCACAGCAATCGCCTACCAGTGCACCCAGAAGGCTTCCTCGGAATTTCGATAGCAATAATGATTTCTCTAGCATTGTGTGTTGAGTAAGGTTCAAGTTGATGAAAATGTACAATAAACTGCCCTGCTTCGATGAGAAATATGTACTTTCACGCGCAAAACCGGCAAaactaaacataaacaaacacaccagcTGATACAAATGTCCGGCGAAAATGCTCTTACAATCATCCTGTTAAAGTTTACAATTCTAaaagatatttgatgaactacaataatgttttttaataGTACGATTTAAAATACCTATTAATCAAGTGTTTTTGCATATTGTTTCAATTCAGTTACAATTTTTGGCGTTTTACAAAGCCATAAATGATTCCAACTGCCGTCGAAATGCCAGGCTTTCAATTTGTCGGCCCAGTGAAAATAGCTACCCACTCATATCCCCAAGCAAAACACTTGAACTGTCACCGCAAATCTG
The Anopheles moucheti chromosome 2, idAnoMoucSN_F20_07, whole genome shotgun sequence genome window above contains:
- the LOC128298038 gene encoding ADP-ribosylhydrolase ARH3-like, with translation MLEKSLLLSKFRGSLLGALVGDCCGAPFEGQLMDTGAKLILKKNLDKLEGPAFSAPYKKYTDDTAMTIQTARSFLDPAGYSQKLLAKNYMVEFFKEPNRGYGAAVGEVFRKLRQTKIADPTCPAMAQFNGSGSFGNGAAMRVSPVALYCVNKNIDELVRLVKESSEITHTNVLGVNGAILQALAIRQSLLLNPNDPFCWKTFLAQLKQHMVEIEKENDPDLDANPHAYEKQLQNMEKLLDNTVDPSDENVLNLLGHSVAALYSVPTAVYCFLRHTQDLLKDTDRKSFRNTLEYAISLGGDCDTIGSMACAISGAYYGESIISSALLKHCESADNVAVLGEQLFEVAGAQ